Proteins from a genomic interval of Youhaiella tibetensis:
- a CDS encoding substrate-binding periplasmic protein: MSALKGLRRFLRDIGTAAVLFALLAALYLLPPDTSLAEVEKSGVLRVCVPEAYPPLVTAEASRPGFDVELLEEITARMDLRLDLNRIAAMGRDFNPRNWRVTRTTCQLLAGGTVDSTRTRSFLDVTQPYLHTGWAVASPGGHLELKGALVGFYPGLTGLDRIALSRYLKENEARVRLVPGMEAIAAKIETGELAGGIGEVLATTAMADAHGWQVSELPLERYPVVLGLWRGDLTLKRRLEQVLGEIKSDGTLGQIADRYGVEAALE; encoded by the coding sequence ATGAGTGCGCTCAAGGGGTTGCGCCGGTTCCTGCGCGATATCGGCACGGCGGCGGTGCTCTTCGCGCTGCTGGCGGCGCTCTATCTGCTGCCGCCGGACACGTCGCTGGCCGAGGTGGAGAAAAGTGGCGTCCTGCGCGTCTGCGTGCCCGAGGCGTACCCGCCGCTGGTGACGGCGGAGGCGAGCCGTCCGGGGTTTGACGTCGAGCTGCTCGAAGAGATTACGGCGCGCATGGATTTGCGGCTCGACCTCAACCGCATTGCGGCCATGGGCAGGGACTTCAACCCGCGCAACTGGCGGGTGACGCGCACGACCTGCCAGCTCCTGGCGGGCGGGACGGTGGATTCGACGCGGACGCGCTCGTTCCTCGACGTCACCCAACCCTATCTCCATACGGGCTGGGCCGTGGCCTCGCCGGGCGGCCATCTTGAGCTCAAGGGCGCGCTGGTGGGTTTCTACCCGGGCCTCACGGGCCTCGATCGCATTGCGCTCAGCCGCTATCTCAAGGAAAACGAAGCGCGGGTGAGGCTGGTGCCGGGCATGGAGGCGATCGCTGCCAAGATCGAGACGGGCGAGTTGGCCGGGGGGATCGGCGAGGTGCTGGCCACGACGGCGATGGCGGATGCCCACGGCTGGCAGGTGAGCGAACTGCCGCTCGAGCGTTATCCGGTCGTACTCGGCCTCTGGCGCGGCGACCTGACGCTCAAGCGCCGGCTGGAGCAGGTACTGGGGGAGATCAAGAGCGACGGCACGCTGGGGCAGATCGCTGATCGCTACGGCGTCGAGGCCGCGCTCGAATAG
- a CDS encoding ABC transporter permease: MSEASATALEADIWAEDNDDSWQRLAWIQVAGLYAVWLREIKRALRDRGQLLGGFSRPLLWVLVMGIGLNPYFRGEVYGEVRYVVPFTYLQFIFPAVIVLNILYTSVQSAISVIWDRQFGFLREVLVSPLARETILLGKILGGATVAMFHGCFVLVLARFVDVTITPQAILSALGLMFVLSFGLTSLGVIIASRIKSFEGFGVFSNLVILPLYFTSSSIFPLDPSLTAAQSVVNYPEWLVAIVRINPITYCVDALRGVLINFHQFDPTTNYLVLGGMTLTFFLLAVWEFRRG, encoded by the coding sequence ATGAGCGAGGCAAGCGCGACGGCCCTCGAGGCCGATATCTGGGCGGAAGACAACGATGATTCCTGGCAGCGCCTGGCATGGATCCAGGTTGCCGGGCTCTATGCGGTCTGGCTGCGGGAGATCAAGCGCGCACTGCGCGACAGGGGGCAATTGCTCGGTGGCTTCAGCCGCCCGCTCCTGTGGGTGCTGGTGATGGGTATAGGCCTCAATCCCTATTTCCGGGGCGAGGTCTATGGGGAGGTGCGCTATGTGGTGCCGTTCACCTACCTGCAGTTCATCTTTCCGGCGGTGATCGTCCTCAACATTCTCTACACCTCCGTGCAGTCGGCGATCTCGGTGATCTGGGACCGGCAGTTCGGATTCCTGCGTGAGGTACTGGTGTCGCCGCTGGCGCGCGAGACGATCCTGCTCGGCAAGATCCTGGGCGGGGCGACGGTGGCCATGTTCCATGGCTGCTTCGTCCTGGTGCTGGCGCGGTTCGTGGACGTGACGATCACGCCGCAGGCGATCCTTTCGGCGCTCGGGCTGATGTTCGTACTCTCGTTCGGGCTAACGTCGCTGGGCGTCATCATCGCCAGCCGCATCAAGAGTTTCGAGGGGTTCGGGGTGTTTTCCAATCTCGTGATCCTACCGCTCTACTTCACTTCGAGTTCGATCTTTCCGCTCGACCCGTCGCTGACGGCGGCGCAGAGCGTGGTCAACTATCCCGAGTGGCTGGTGGCGATCGTCAGGATCAACCCGATCACCTATTGCGTGGACGCGCTGCGCGGGGTGCTGATCAACTTCCACCAGTTCGATCCCACCACGAACTACCTGGTGCTGGGCGGCATGACGCTGACGTTCTTCCTTCTCGCCGTTTGGGAATTCCGCCGCGGATGA
- a CDS encoding ATP-binding cassette domain-containing protein, whose amino-acid sequence MNTGAGRPAAVPSPVIEVKDLAKRYGEHQALGGVSFDVGRGELFALLGPNGAGKTTLLSILCTILKPNSGTARIAGVDVLKSPLRARRNIGVVFQEPSLDDRLSVEENLKFHALAYGVPMSVSQKRIDALLELVELGEVKERLVRTLSSGMKRRLEIARALVHNSRVLFLDEPTVGLDAQSRERIWFYLRRLQELRGLTIVVTTHYIEEVERCDRVCVIDHGAVLAMGTPDELKHTIGREYLRIRPKDSAAKTEILAHYGPRGATSGEGILISDVDDAAVEDFLERFGTRIRSLDVERPSLESVFLTLTGKAPRDQEASPRERTLSFARQGGEHTR is encoded by the coding sequence ATGAACACAGGAGCCGGGCGGCCAGCCGCCGTTCCATCCCCCGTCATCGAGGTCAAGGACCTCGCCAAGCGCTATGGCGAACACCAAGCGCTCGGCGGCGTGAGTTTCGATGTGGGGCGGGGCGAACTGTTCGCGCTGCTCGGGCCGAACGGCGCCGGCAAGACCACGCTCCTTTCCATCCTCTGCACCATCCTCAAGCCCAATTCGGGCACGGCGCGCATCGCCGGCGTCGATGTGCTCAAAAGTCCGCTGCGCGCGCGGCGCAATATCGGAGTGGTGTTCCAGGAACCGAGCCTCGACGACCGGCTGAGCGTTGAGGAAAACCTCAAGTTCCACGCGCTCGCTTATGGGGTGCCGATGTCCGTGAGCCAGAAGCGCATCGATGCGCTGCTCGAACTGGTGGAACTGGGCGAGGTCAAGGAACGGCTGGTGCGCACGCTCTCCTCGGGCATGAAGCGACGGCTCGAGATTGCCCGGGCGCTTGTACACAATTCACGCGTGCTATTCCTGGACGAACCGACTGTGGGGCTAGACGCGCAATCGCGGGAGCGTATCTGGTTCTACCTGCGCAGGCTTCAGGAATTGCGCGGGCTCACCATCGTGGTGACCACCCACTATATCGAGGAAGTGGAGCGCTGCGACCGCGTGTGCGTGATCGACCACGGCGCGGTGCTGGCGATGGGCACTCCGGACGAACTCAAGCACACGATCGGACGCGAATACCTGCGCATCCGCCCCAAGGACAGCGCCGCCAAGACCGAGATCCTAGCCCATTACGGCCCACGCGGGGCGACCAGCGGGGAAGGCATCCTGATCTCGGACGTTGACGATGCGGCGGTCGAGGATTTCCTCGAACGCTTCGGGACGCGCATCCGGAGCCTCGACGTCGAGCGGCCGAGCCTCGAAAGCGTATTCCTGACGCTGACGGGCAAGGCGCCACGCGACCAGGAGGCGAGCCCGCGCGAGCGGACGCTCAGTTTTGCGCGACAGGGCGGGGAGCACACGCGATGA
- a CDS encoding cytochrome c, translating to MRKTWMGLGMFVVLAAATPALAEDAATRTIQDGVYTAEQADRGAELVGNACSLCHGNTLRGSPAGPSVMSGFFDKWGSKPLAELYTYISTEMPADNPGGMEPAEYADITARILSLAGAPEGSEELVPDEAVLANITIVDKAK from the coding sequence ATGCGTAAGACATGGATGGGTCTGGGGATGTTCGTGGTGCTGGCCGCCGCGACCCCGGCTCTTGCAGAAGATGCTGCCACCAGGACTATCCAGGATGGCGTTTATACTGCCGAACAGGCCGATCGCGGCGCCGAGCTTGTGGGCAATGCCTGCTCGCTCTGCCACGGCAACACCCTGCGCGGTTCGCCCGCCGGTCCCTCGGTGATGAGCGGCTTCTTCGACAAGTGGGGCAGCAAGCCCCTGGCCGAGCTCTACACCTACATTTCCACCGAGATGCCCGCCGACAATCCGGGCGGCATGGAGCCGGCTGAATATGCCGACATCACCGCCCGCATCCTGAGCCTCGCCGGTGCCCCCGAGGGCAGCGAGGAACTGGTTCCGGACGAGGCCGTGCTGGCCAACATCACCATCGTCGACAAGGCCAAGTAA
- a CDS encoding DUF58 domain-containing protein, with the protein MTPSPALLQELSRSRLRLGGSTAPAGTGERRSRQKGPGMEFADYRPYEAGDDFRYLDAAVFARRGEHHVRQYEVHRPARVTILIDGSASMAFGEPEKFAFATTLASLMAFAGLAGGDGVQMAVWSAGRLHISPRVSGVGRAATLFEWLARQKPSGGGFARGLRQVLGSAQGGLIIALSDWMGEAAPANALSRPAGVELLAIAVGAPQEEDPEFNGQSEVRLRDGESGIEFDFTADRAAIGEYKTLYRQWREDLRSRFLRAGCRFLVQRSDLDIDRAVRTEWRVQGILE; encoded by the coding sequence ATGACTCCCTCGCCCGCCCTGCTCCAGGAGCTTTCGCGCAGCCGCTTGCGCCTGGGCGGCAGCACCGCCCCTGCCGGAACCGGCGAGCGCCGTTCGCGCCAGAAGGGGCCAGGCATGGAGTTCGCCGACTATCGCCCCTACGAGGCGGGCGACGACTTCAGGTACCTCGATGCGGCGGTCTTTGCCCGGCGCGGGGAACATCACGTGCGCCAGTATGAGGTGCATCGGCCAGCGCGGGTGACCATCCTCATCGACGGCAGCGCCTCGATGGCCTTCGGCGAACCGGAGAAGTTTGCGTTCGCAACGACGCTGGCGAGCCTGATGGCCTTCGCGGGTCTTGCCGGCGGCGACGGGGTGCAGATGGCCGTGTGGTCGGCTGGCCGGCTGCATATCTCGCCGCGCGTGAGCGGGGTCGGGCGTGCGGCGACGCTCTTCGAGTGGCTGGCGCGCCAGAAGCCCTCCGGGGGTGGATTTGCGCGCGGACTGCGGCAGGTGCTGGGCTCGGCCCAAGGCGGGCTCATCATCGCGCTCAGCGACTGGATGGGAGAGGCCGCACCTGCCAACGCCCTGTCACGGCCAGCGGGGGTGGAGTTGCTCGCCATCGCCGTTGGCGCGCCGCAGGAGGAGGATCCCGAGTTCAACGGGCAGTCCGAAGTACGGCTGCGTGACGGGGAGAGCGGCATCGAGTTCGACTTCACCGCCGACCGGGCGGCCATCGGGGAATACAAGACGCTCTATCGCCAGTGGCGGGAGGACCTGCGCAGCCGGTTCCTCAGGGCCGGGTGCCGCTTCCTCGTGCAGCGCAGCGACCTGGACATCGACCGGGCGGTGCGGACCGAATGGCGGGTGCAGGGCATCCTCGAATAG
- a CDS encoding AAA family ATPase, protein MNDITKHPTLPPESLDGLNALLNRLVAARREIGKAVVGQEAVIEQLLTAIISGGHVLLEGAPGVGKTLLVRTLGTVTGLDFARIQFTPDLMPADVTGGLALSPNAETGRTEVEFRPGPIFTQILLADEINRATPKTQSALLEAMQERTVTVSGRTMSLPEPLFVLATQNPIEMEGTYQLPEAQIDRFLMKTVVAFPSEDDLDAILDQTTGTRNAEPQQVLSAAEILELQRLTRAVPIAAHLRRMVARFVIATQPDGEGVSKRIADYVRFGVSPRGAQSLVLAAKGRALLEGRYNVSLDDLEAVLLATLRHRFQLNYEGIAEGIDAEGLLLDTWRSVAHGSK, encoded by the coding sequence ATGAACGACATCACCAAGCACCCGACGCTGCCGCCGGAAAGCCTCGATGGCCTCAACGCGCTCTTGAACCGGCTGGTCGCGGCACGGCGCGAGATCGGCAAGGCGGTCGTGGGCCAGGAGGCGGTGATCGAGCAATTGCTGACCGCCATTATCAGCGGCGGCCACGTACTGCTCGAAGGGGCACCGGGCGTGGGCAAGACGCTGCTGGTGCGCACGCTCGGAACCGTCACCGGGCTCGATTTCGCCCGCATCCAGTTCACGCCGGACCTGATGCCGGCCGACGTCACGGGCGGCCTGGCGCTGAGCCCGAATGCCGAGACGGGGCGCACCGAGGTCGAGTTCCGCCCGGGGCCGATCTTCACCCAGATCCTGCTTGCCGACGAAATCAACCGCGCCACGCCCAAGACGCAATCGGCACTGCTCGAGGCGATGCAGGAGCGGACGGTGACGGTGTCCGGCCGGACCATGAGCCTGCCCGAGCCTCTCTTCGTCTTGGCTACGCAGAACCCGATCGAGATGGAGGGGACCTATCAGCTTCCCGAGGCCCAGATCGACCGCTTCCTGATGAAGACGGTCGTCGCCTTTCCGAGCGAGGATGACCTGGATGCCATCCTCGACCAGACGACAGGGACGCGAAATGCCGAGCCGCAACAGGTGCTTTCTGCCGCCGAAATTCTCGAGTTGCAGCGTCTGACACGGGCCGTGCCGATCGCGGCGCATCTGCGACGGATGGTGGCGCGGTTCGTCATCGCCACGCAGCCGGACGGCGAGGGCGTGAGCAAGCGCATTGCCGATTACGTCCGGTTCGGCGTGAGCCCGCGCGGCGCCCAGTCGCTGGTACTGGCGGCGAAGGGCCGGGCACTTCTCGAGGGCCGCTACAATGTGAGCCTGGACGACCTCGAGGCGGTGTTGCTGGCAACGCTGCGGCATCGGTTCCAGCTGAACTATGAAGGGATCGCCGAGGGTATCGACGCCGAAGGCCTGCTGCTCGATACGTGGCGTTCGGTGGCGCACGGCTCGAAATGA